ATTAGATATTTCCGCTGTCCCTATTTTAAAAATGGAAACGCATCTTCCCGTATTTGTTGATGTTACTCACTCAACGGGACGCAGAGATTTACTCCTTCCTGCAGCAAAGGCAGGACTTGCCATCGGAGCAGATGGAATTATGGCAGAAGTTCATCCCGATCCATCAGTTGCTTTATCCGATTCAGCCCAACAAATGGATATTCCAATGTTTAATGATTTTATGAATTCACTATATGATTTTATTAAATAAGGATGTAAAGTTATGGGGGAATCACATTACAGTGGTTCCCTCTTTTATGTGATGAAAATTTTGTTACTAAAATATTACAAACAACGACAATGATTGCGGTTACGAAAATAGTATCGTATGATAACAGTAATAATAAGGAATAGCAATGTTCGATATGAAATGGAGGATAAATAAAATGAATATCACAATATATGATGTAGCGAGAGAAGCGAATGTTTCAATGGCAACTGTATCCAGAGTTGTCAATGGGAACCCTAATGTGAAACCTGCTACAAGAAAGAAAGTATCGGAAGTTATCGAGCGACTTGGGTATCGACCAAATGCAGTAGCCCGAGGATTAGCAAGTAAAAAAACAACAACAGTGGGGGTTATTATCCCAGATATTTCTAGTGTGTTTTTTGCAGAACTTGCAAGAGGAATTGAAGATATTGCAACCATGTATAAATATAATATTATTTTGGCCAACTCAGATCAAAACAAGGAAAAGGAATTACATCTGATAAATACAATGCTTGGAAAACAAGTAGACGGCTTAATTTTTATGGGTGGAAGTATATCAGAAGAGCATATAACTAGCTTTAAAACTTCTCAAGTACCAATTGTCTTAGCTGCTACGCTGGATGATTCTAAAGAAATTTCAACTGTAAACATTAATTATGAACGTGCGGCGTATGATGCAGTAAAATACCTAGTAGAAAATGGAAATAAGAAGATTGGTTTTATAACAGGTCCTATAGAAACTGCTATAGATAATGAAAAGTATAAAGGATATCAGACGGCCTTACATGAAGCATCTATTGAAGTGGACGAAGAATTGATTATTCAAGGAGATTACTCGTATGATTCAGGCATGGAAGCAGTTGATCAATTTTTCAATTTAACAAACCCTCCAACGGCCATTTTTGTATCATCAGACGAAATGGCGCTTGGGGTCATTCATGGTGTTCAAGATCGTGGTTTATCTGTCCCACAGGATGTAGAAGTTGTAGGATTTGATAATACAAGATTAGCCACCATGGTTCGTCCAACACTATCTACTATCGTTCAGCCAATGTATGATATTGGAGCAGTTAGCATGAGACTATTAACTAAGTATATGAATAAAGAGCAGGTAGATGAAACAAAAGTAGTTCTTCCACATCGTTTTGTAGAAAGAGACTCAACAAAATAATCCATTATGCCGATAAAGAGATAGACAACAAATTGTAGGTTTGGAGAGAGTAGGATGAAAACAAGGGATATACTGACACCAATCGGCATTATTTTAGGCTTTGCCATGATCTTTTTCGGAATTTTCACTAGTGGGAATGGTGTAGGGGGAATAACCTCTTTCATACAAATTTCCTCTGTATTAATCGTTTTTGGAGGATTAGGAGCTGCCATGCTCATTAATTTCAATTTAGATGAAATCAAATTGACCGGTCGTGTACTCAAAGAAGCCTTTAGTAAAAATGATCTAAATCTAACTCAACTCATCTCTCTTTTTGTCCACCTTTCGGAAAAGGCAAGAAGAGAAGGTCTCTTGGCACTTGAAACAGAAATTGAAGATGTGGAGGACCCTTTTATAAAAAAAGGGATCCTGCTAGCAGTTGATGGAATTGAACCAGACGTAATTAACGACATTATGAGTGCGGAAGTTTTTGCGATGGAGGATCGTCATATCAGGGGACGAGCAATTCTGGAAAAGGCTGGAGAATATGCACCTGCATGGGGAATGATCGGTACATTAATTGGTCTCGTTCTTATGCTTAATAATCTACAGGATCCAAGTACATTAGGACCAAATATGGCAGTCGCTCTTCTAACTACTTTTTACGGTTCAGTTTTAGCGAACCTAGTGTTTATACCTATGGCAGGAAAATTAGCAAATAAGACTGAAGAAGAGATTTTTATGAGGAAAATCATAATAGAGGGTATTATTGGTGTTCAATCAGGGCAAAACCCTAAGATTCTTGAAGAAAAACTAAGTGCTTTCCTCTCTAAGAAAACAAAAGAGGAAGATGTTCAAGAAGAAATCATTGGGGAAATGGAAAATGAATAACCGTAGGAGAAAAACAGGAGATAAGGGTGCACCAAGGTGGATGGTCACCTTTTCCGATTTAATGACGCTCATTTTAGTATTTTTTATCCTTCTTTTTTCAATGTCACAAATTGATATCGTGAAGTTCCAGGCTGTTGCAGACTCATTTCGTGATCGGGTTGTGTTTGATTTCTATCCTTCGTTGGTCCCTATGGAAAATCCTGCAGAAGGAGAGAACGATCCGAAAGATAACATGCCTGAAGATCAATCTCCTAAAAAAGATTCAGAAGAACCAGATGATTCACAGGATCAATCGGAAGATCAGATGGAAGAGCTTATGTATGAAGTTCAAAGTTTCTTAACCCAAAGTGGCCTAGATGATGTTGCTTCAGCTAATCGAACAGAGCGGGGGATTGTTTTGATCCTTCAGGAGCAAGTGTTGTTTGATTCAGGAAGAGCAGACATTAAGAAGGGGGCAGAATCCTTTCTTCAAAAGGTAGGTAATTTAATTACTCAAATACCCAATGATATTAAAGTAGAAGGTCACGCAGATAATCGTCCAATGTCGTCTAATTTATATCCTTCCAATTGGGAGCTTTCAAGTGCGAGGGCGAGTAATGTAGTTAGATATTTTACAGAGAATCTAGCCATTGAAGATCATCGCTTCTCGATTGCGGCATATAGCGATACAAGGCCTATCGCTAAGAACGATACCCCAGAAAATATGGCTAAGAATCGAAGGGTAGAAATCATTATTTTAGATCCAGATTATATGAATTGAAAAACCGACCAGTGATCATTAAGATCAAGAGGTCGGTTTTTGTTTAATCTGATTATAATTATCGATAAACTGAAGAGATTTTTCAAGGGCATTTCTATTTTTTTCTGTAATCTCTGGCTCTCTAGGGATTGGTTTATAAATAGAGGGAGCATCCTCCCATGTTGTAGGTAGCGTGACAGGAGATTGATTTTGCCAATATTTCATCCAACTCTGCGGTAGCAAACCACTTCCTAATGACTGATGACTCATCACTCTCCATATTTGAGCCCAAGCTCTTGGAACGACTCTCCAAATATCATAGCCTCCCCCTCCAAGTGCAATCCAACGTCCTTCACAATATTCGTGGGCCAACTCGTGAGCAACTTTCGGGATCGCATCATAGATTTCCATTGTTGTACAAAGATGGGTGAGTGGATCGTAGACGTGGGCATCTGCTCCATTTTGGGTAATTAAGACATCTGGTTTAAAGTATTCTATGATTTTTCGAAGGCCTGTTTTGTAGACTTCTAAAAATGATTTATTTTCTGTAAAGGCATCGATTGGAATATTAAATGATGTCCCATACCCATCTTTAACGCCTCTTTCGTTTACATTTCCTGTGCCAGGGAATAGATATCTTCCAGTCTCATGAATGGAAAAGGTGCAGACATTAGGGTCATCGTAAAACGCCCATTGTACTCCATCTCCATGATGTGCATCTGTATCAACATATAAAACCCGATAATTATACTTTTTTCGAATATATTGAATGGCTACAGCCCCATCATTATAGATACAAAAACCAGAAGCTTTTCTTTGAAATCCATGATGAAGACCACCACCAAGGTTTAAAGAGTGATCATAGGGACCGTTAAGTACAGAATCAACAGCAGCAAGTGTTCCACCAACCAAAAGAGAGGAGGCCTCGTGCATATTTGTAAACATGGGTGTGTCCTCTGTGCCTAAACCAAATTCAAAAGCTTCGTCTTCAGATAACTCGCCTCGTCCAGCCTTTTTTACTGCTTCTATGTAGATT
The DNA window shown above is from Bacillaceae bacterium S4-13-56 and carries:
- the ccpA gene encoding catabolite control protein A, producing the protein MNITIYDVAREANVSMATVSRVVNGNPNVKPATRKKVSEVIERLGYRPNAVARGLASKKTTTVGVIIPDISSVFFAELARGIEDIATMYKYNIILANSDQNKEKELHLINTMLGKQVDGLIFMGGSISEEHITSFKTSQVPIVLAATLDDSKEISTVNINYERAAYDAVKYLVENGNKKIGFITGPIETAIDNEKYKGYQTALHEASIEVDEELIIQGDYSYDSGMEAVDQFFNLTNPPTAIFVSSDEMALGVIHGVQDRGLSVPQDVEVVGFDNTRLATMVRPTLSTIVQPMYDIGAVSMRLLTKYMNKEQVDETKVVLPHRFVERDSTK
- the motP gene encoding flagellar motor protein MotP; protein product: MKTRDILTPIGIILGFAMIFFGIFTSGNGVGGITSFIQISSVLIVFGGLGAAMLINFNLDEIKLTGRVLKEAFSKNDLNLTQLISLFVHLSEKARREGLLALETEIEDVEDPFIKKGILLAVDGIEPDVINDIMSAEVFAMEDRHIRGRAILEKAGEYAPAWGMIGTLIGLVLMLNNLQDPSTLGPNMAVALLTTFYGSVLANLVFIPMAGKLANKTEEEIFMRKIIIEGIIGVQSGQNPKILEEKLSAFLSKKTKEEDVQEEIIGEMENE
- the motS gene encoding flagellar motor protein MotS, whose translation is MNNRRRKTGDKGAPRWMVTFSDLMTLILVFFILLFSMSQIDIVKFQAVADSFRDRVVFDFYPSLVPMENPAEGENDPKDNMPEDQSPKKDSEEPDDSQDQSEDQMEELMYEVQSFLTQSGLDDVASANRTERGIVLILQEQVLFDSGRADIKKGAESFLQKVGNLITQIPNDIKVEGHADNRPMSSNLYPSNWELSSARASNVVRYFTENLAIEDHRFSIAAYSDTRPIAKNDTPENMAKNRRVEIIILDPDYMN
- a CDS encoding acetoin utilization protein AcuC, translating into MNVNNAAFIYSSNYRDYRFSSDHPFNQLRVDITLDLLRKSNAIRDQDILPPRMATDDELALVHQPIYIEAVKKAGRGELSEDEAFEFGLGTEDTPMFTNMHEASSLLVGGTLAAVDSVLNGPYDHSLNLGGGLHHGFQRKASGFCIYNDGAVAIQYIRKKYNYRVLYVDTDAHHGDGVQWAFYDDPNVCTFSIHETGRYLFPGTGNVNERGVKDGYGTSFNIPIDAFTENKSFLEVYKTGLRKIIEYFKPDVLITQNGADAHVYDPLTHLCTTMEIYDAIPKVAHELAHEYCEGRWIALGGGGYDIWRVVPRAWAQIWRVMSHQSLGSGLLPQSWMKYWQNQSPVTLPTTWEDAPSIYKPIPREPEITEKNRNALEKSLQFIDNYNQIKQKPTS